The Medicago truncatula cultivar Jemalong A17 chromosome 7, MtrunA17r5.0-ANR, whole genome shotgun sequence genome includes the window CAATGCAGATGAAGTCTAAGGATGAATCAATTTTGTCTCAAGGCACCAGCTGGTTGCAGTTCTTTGTTTGTTGTTACTACACATGATTGGGTTGATTTAGACTTCTTACTTAGTTTAGACTGGGGCCCTTTATGTTATCTGTAATAAGTAGCATGCTAATTGCTAAGCACACCCTCTCATTACTAGAAAATCTACGGGTTTTTACCTTCAATTTTAACCATCTCTTGATATCTCTGGATGTATACCCCCAGATAGTCTTATCTTTTTCatgcaaacaaaatattttcaaatagattatatatatgaaaatggTGGATTCTTGGATGAGGgatcaattaagtccctcaccgaTGGACCATGAATAAAATATGGTTGGATTAAATTAATGAATCAGATTGGTTAAGAGTAAAATTGAGACTATCTGCACTTTTTTGCACACAATCTTCTCCCACCCCCTTCTTCCTCGTGTGAAACGCCACCGACACTTCAAATAGGCGTTCCTCTTACCGTCACCAGAGCATCATTCTTCCCCTATTCCACCAATTCACCCCCTTAATCCAATATGTGCTTCTTTCgtcatttatattaaaattcaaGATCTGCAATATCTTAAATCACTTTTGCAATCactaaaaataaacatattttatataatagAAGATATTCTTTGTTCGGCAATTCTACAGTTTCTCAATGTGAAAGCGGCCCCAAGTGATAAATTGCAAATTGATTCACATAGATTTGTGATGCAATCTAATGAAATGAGATCACATGTGGATGAAACAATTGGGAAGATTGACAGCGGCACTCTTCAAATACGGCGTACAAAAGACGGTTTCCGGCAAGATCAGTGTGACACGAGGAAGGAGAGGGAAGAGGTCGGTGGGATTTGATTGTGTGTAAAAAAGTGTAGATAGCTCAATTTTACTCTTAACAAATATGATCCCTCACCCCAATTTTACTCTTATTCATGGTCCACTGGTGATGGACTTAATTGatccctcaccctagaatccacctatgaaaatttaaagaaaatgttgattgataaaaaaaaaaaaaaaaaaaaaaaaacttttcttcTTACCATAACATCTAACATTTATAATAAACAGAGTCGGagttctctctcttttttttctttgaagaagGGAGTTCTCTCTATTTCATAGTTTGATTCGTGTAAATTGGCATTTTACAAGATTTCTTTTTGAAGGAACACATTAAAAAttggtaatgtaattttttttgacgaAAAAATTGGCGTAATTAGATGTGTTTATTCAAAATTatagtgatatattttatttctcttgaGAACAGAATCACACTCAAAAATTAGTGTCTCATATAAATTTTGTAAgtggatttttttcttttgaggggGGAGCAAATGGATTTATTTGTATAACTTTTTTTCAGGGGAAACTGTTTTCTTTTTGATAGTGTACTTGTAACTATTAATatcatgcataaaaaaaaaaaactattaacatCAATAAAAAACTAACTTGTTAACTTTAGGAACTTTTTTTTCCCATGGCTTCCCTCCACTTTAGGATCTTTACTtggtaagatttttttttggacttgATTTCTCGATTAGACCTCAATGTACTTTTTATCTTGTGACTAACTGATTATTTGAAATCACAGtagatttgaaaaaaattacaatagcATCGTGATTTTGGTAAATCTCTAATGACATGTTTGGTTTGGCGTCTAAGTGGCCTTTCgtacattttcaaatacttATGCATGGTAAAGCAGAAGTTAGGAATAGTTGCTTCTAGTTGGACGCAAGTTTATTGTAGTTTCACCGCATAAACAAATATACCATAAAGTGTTTACAAAATTACGCTAGCTCACAAAAAAGGTACTAATTGGATTGGTCATTCGGTCAAACTTAAAGTTTCACAGATCCTTCCAAAGGTGTGTTTCGGTAAGAGATTGAATCATCTACTGCAACACAAAGAGTATGTTTGGTTTCACATTTGTAAAAGGCAAAATTAATTCTAAagatgtataattgattttgacatgtttaatttcttcaagtagaattgattttaacttcataattgatttttcttgAAGTTAGAAATTATAAATTCCAATCCTATAATTGATCTTtacattaaaatttattattcaacacatttttacataaatgtagtatttaaaaataaatcaatttagcTTTCGACTAAATTTTTATTGCATTCAAtattacaaaatcaattaatctCATTGGCTATTCAAACACACACAAGAAATAAGATTGTGTGAAAAATAAGAGGATAttatgaagagagagaagagaaattgAAAAGTGGCagagaactctcttctcttcatcTATGATGATGATATGCTGATTGTGAACTGAAGTGTGTAGAAGAACAAGAAAGAATAATAGATTAGGAactagatagatagataaataaaaataaaaataaattgaaaatgtcGAAGAGTTCGTTTCAAAACGACGTGCCATGGAgagcttcatcttcttcaacaaaGCCAATACCCAAAATTCATCACTCTCCAATTCTTCGCGTTTCTCAGAATCCCTTTTCCGATTATGCAATTTCCATCATGAGGGTATCTCtctttttcacttttcattcaTTATCTTCgttcaagttttcatttttaacttttttttttattttttattttttgcagcaTCCAGACCCAATAGGGGATGGTTTGGGTGATGACGCTATAGTTGAAGCAGCTGGTCCTGAATGCATCATACCTGGTCAAGTTACTCCCATTAAACTACTTGGCCTTAAGGTACCTATTTCttgtttcaatttttgtattagaaatcaaattaaattatgttaacTAAGCCTGTTtcaactatgaagcacggacacatACAATACGGACATGTGGACACTGatattaatttgagaaaataacataattcaatgtaactGTATGTGTCGGACACTGGAACACCTTCAATCAAAAGTGTCGTGCTACAtatttgtttaatgttttttggATCATGGTTTTATCACATAGTTTTCCTAAATGCTTCATGGTTTTAGTAATGAACCATTGAGAAGATAAAAAATCACCATAAGAATATTTTGAATCTTTTTGCAATTTGGAAGTCTAACTGTGCACCTAAACTAATTAGTCTATGAAAACCATGAAGAAGGTTGCACATATGATTGAGCATTGCCTAGCAAAACCCTTGCTTGTTCGTACTAATAACATATTCACATTTGGGGAATGTTTGGTGGCGGCTTATGACACCTAATTCTCGACCGCTGCTAATATTTCTTCGATAAAAGTAGGAGTTTGTTATCTTTGAGTTTTTGAATTCATTTCTgtttaaatagtttattttttatttggtgtttgtgattgctggatatatttttcttctcttgatGCTGTTTATGTTTAAACTGCTTTTTCCCCTGATAATTGAACAACGGAAATGGCATCGAGTTGCTCATCTCATGAGTTGTAACCTCAATATTAATTCCATCAAGCACAATAATCATACAACTCAAAAACTTTGAATACTCTGCGAATGTTGTTTTGCAATTTGTCCTCGAAGTTGTGGCATATTCTTCTCAATCTACCTTATCAATCTCAGGACCTATTTGGTTTAAGAAATTGTTTTATGTTTCTGTTTCTTATTTTcactaaaaattacaaaattgccATCTTCTTTcactttgtttcttgttatGAAAGATTTGACGAAAACAACGAAACAACTTTTTATTGTATAAGTTTTCTTGCTATCTAAAATCTCACATACAAGATTCAAAAGGGTGGTCATTTTTGTAACAGGGGACTTTGTTCTGTTGTGTAATTTAAAAGTGTGTTATGTTCATCAATTCTCTTTTTCCTCCCTCTATTATCACGTCTTTTCATGTTTTCCCCCATTGTATTTTATGTTTAAGTTTTCTCTAATATTAATGCTTCACTTTTGGGGTGATGCTCTTTAGAAATACTTTGTTTTGGCAAAGAGATGCAATTCAACATTTTTCATTTTGGCTTCTTATTGGAACAGGTTTGGCCTATCGAAGTTGACCTGAAATTTTTGGAACCAATTGGCCGAGAACTTAAGCAGCTTGGGAAGGTAAAGTCCTTTTTATATCTTTCCTACATACAGGGTAATATTGACACACTTCTGGCAGTTGAACATAATGAGTTTTTTGCACTTGATATTGATGAACTTTGGAATAGAGAACAGAAATACTTGTGTATTTTTCTCTCAATATAACTTGCATAGAAAATCAGCAACAAAGCAATCAATATTGCTACTAGGCATATATATGTGCC containing:
- the LOC25499337 gene encoding uncharacterized protein; the encoded protein is MSKSSFQNDVPWRASSSSTKPIPKIHHSPILRVSQNPFSDYAISIMRHPDPIGDGLGDDAIVEAAGPECIIPGQVTPIKLLGLKVWPIEVDLKFLEPIGRELKQLGKVMDDAVELMNKSFIDR